In the genome of Notamacropus eugenii isolate mMacEug1 chromosome 7, mMacEug1.pri_v2, whole genome shotgun sequence, the window GCCATGGTGGACAGGTGGAGGCCACATTGGTGACCACTCTGTTTGGTCCTGACAGGAAATTGAGTGGCGGCGTGGCATGATGCGTCAGCGAGCACAggagaggaaaaatgaggaaatggaagtcatGGAAGTGGAGGATGAAGGGCATTCTGGTGAAGAATCAGAATCAGAGTCTGAGTATGAAGAATATACAGACAGTGAGGACGAAATGGAACCTCGCCTCAAGCCAGTCTTCATTCGAAAGTAAGTACAAAAATATCCAGTCTTGAAACACAGAAGACAAAGGACTAGTAGTTTATCCCAGACGTTTTGAAGCCCAGTCCTGTGACTTAGAGGAGCATCAAGGTGAAATATATATTGACAAGCTCATAAAACATTAAGATGGATGAGGATAAGAGGGTCCCTGGACCTAAAATCACCTCACTCTCATCTTTGTGAGAGTTTGGAAAAGTTGCCCAAAGTTTCTTAGCATTTAGTGAACAAAATTTATAATGTCTTCATCTTTACTAGAGTTTCTACTACCTGAGGACCAGCAATTTATTAAGGTAAGCTTTGAACACCCTGAGATCAATGGAACACTGCTCCTCTAAGGCTTGTGTGACTTTCAGTAGAGAATTGTACCCTCAGGTTGCTTGGCTCTGATAGGATAGAATCTGGTTCAGAATAGATACATGCTAATACAAAGGAGCCTTAGAATACTAATAGAGTCTTGTTGCTATAGGAAGGATCGGGTCACAGTTCAAGAGCGTGAGGCAGAAGCACTGAAACAAAAGGAGTTGGAACAGGAAGCAAAACGTCTGGCTGAGGAGAGGCGCAAGTATACACTCAAGGTGCCAGGATGGGATCTTTGAGGAGCACTAGGTGGAGGGCTGGACAGTTGGGGTTATCCCATGAGAACTACCTCATCAACTGTGAACTGGTCTTTCCTGTCTAGATCGTGGaagaggagacaaagaaggaactGGAGGAAAACAAACGTTCCCTCGCTGCCCTAGATGCACTCAATACAGATGACGAGAACGATGAGGAGGAATATGAGGCATGGAAAGTTCGGGAGCTAAAAAGAATCAAACGGGACAGAGAGGATCGAGAAGCGTGAGTAACAGAATGGGCTGCCCTTTTGATGGTGGGAACATAGCAGGTGTAAGGCTCATGGCCTCAATGTCCTGTTGGCAACAGAACAGTTACTGCACATCTTATCTAAGAAGAATCAAGACCTATTCATGTATGCCACTAGGGGAGGAACATTAGTCAGAAAAGATGGGCAAACCATTAAATGAGGGCATTAAGCAACTATGTCCCTGTATCTACAATTCATTCTAGAGTAAGGGATCCTAAACTTtgttgtgtcatggactcctttggcagtctaggaATCCTGTGGATCCCTcctcagaaaaattttaaatgtataaaataaaagacaGGATTCCAAGgtaaaccagttatattgaaatagttataaaaaaaattttcaaccaGATTAACAGACCCCACGTTAACAAACTCTGTTCTAGAGCAATGATTCCTAATCTTATGTTAAGAGGATACTCTTTTAACATGAAAAAATCATTTCCTCCCCTCCCAAAGTAATTATGCTATTGGTATTCATTGATTGAGAAAATACACAGTTGATATGAATTCagtgatgctttttaaaaatgtctttaatcCCAGCACTTATACATTTGAAGAAtatttggatggatggatggatggatggatggatggatgtctGCCTGCCTGCAAAAGATGTTTGCTTGTGTATGGAATGCCAGATTTCTTGCCAATAAGTCTACAGCCCACCATGGTCTCATATATGGTGCAAGCATTGAGAGCCTTTATTTTAGCAAATCATGGAGTGATAAATTAAGGACTGATTCCTAAACTCAGCTTTTTTATATTGATAATTCCATTATCATCTTACAACATGTCACCAAGTTctcataaaaattaaatttcattcactatgattttttttaatgtcccaaAACTTTTAGGAACAAAGAGAATGgatgatgtaaaataaaataccaagTAAGGTAGACTAATTTTAAAACATTGGGAACCATTTTCCTAGGGAGTGTATTATAGATGGATTTGCTGACACAACCCCAAGTACCCTTCTGGAGCATTTCTTTCCACAGTATCCTAATTATTACAACATGTAAATATCTCTTACACCTGGCTTTGGAGCTTGGCTTGCCAAAGGCAGGAACTAGTATGGCTGACTTGCTTGGAGGAAAGGAGTAGACACTATCTTATTTTCATATCCTAAAGCTTAAAGTAAACTGGATCAGCATTGATAATTTTCTGCCCTGAACAGGATTGAGAAGGAGAAAGCAGAGATCGAACGTATGCGAAACCTGACAGAAGAAGAAAGACGAGCTGAACTCCGAGCAAATGGAAAAGTTATTACCAACAAAGCTGTCAAGGGCAAATACAAGTTCTTGCAGAAGTACTATCACCGGGGTGCTTTCTTCATggtaaggaagaagagaaagggaacaaagaagaaaatcaggaaaacttttatTCCTTGTAAATTTAGGTAGAGCTTTTAATAAGACATTCACCAGGGAAGTAGAAAGAAGTGCCAGGGAAGTTTCCAGATTTGTTTTGAGTAGTTGAAACAAGTGTTAGCTCTTCCACCAAGCTCTCCTAGACTCACTACCcctttgtgatttttccctttacATTTAATTTCCACAGCACTTCCATGATCTGAATCATCTGcttaaatattacctcatttattttgtttcattttacctTCCAAGCTAGtttgtaagctctttaagggtaGAAGCAGTGCCCTCTATGTCCCTCATAGTAGTATATGctaaaatgtttattgttttaCTAGAAGGCATGATGTAGTCTGACCATAGACCTGATATGGGTCTTTTCCTATCTGcaggatgaagatgaagaagtaTACAAGAGAGATTTCAGTGCTCCCACCCTGGAGGATCATTTCAATAAGACTATTCTTCCCAAAGTTATGCAGGTAAGGAAGATGTAGCATGGTGGAGACAAATCCAATAAGGAACAGGGTACAGTTTCTGCATGTAATGTCGTTGCTTATCATCTCACCCCTCAGGTCAAGAACTTTGGACGGTCGGGCAGAACCAAGTACACCCACCTTGTGGATCAAGATACCACTTCCTTTGATTCAGCTTGGGGTCAAGAGAGTGCCCAAAATACCAAATTCTTCAAGCAAAAAGCAGCTGGGGTAAGAGATGTATTTGAGAGGCCATCTGCCAAGAAGAGGAAAACTACTTAGGATTCAAGCACATACTTCCCTGACTATGGACACATGGGGAAGTCTGctttggggtgtttttttttcaagattgCTCAAGCAGAACCTCCTGTCAGGAACCTTTTGAGCCTAGCACCCTTTTTACGATTCCAAAGGGACCTTAAAACAAGGGACTGCAAGAGGAATTTTTAATGCTGAAAAACAATATCCAGGTATGAGCCCTAAGCCTGGGCTTGGTGACTAGATCCTAGACTTGGTTTCATCACTTCTCATACAAACTCTGGGTTTTACGACTCAAGTTGAGACCGTGGGTTACAAAGAAATAATACAGTATCtccttagagttggaagaaatacTAATAGGGAACTTaagcttattaaaaaaaaaaaaacacctgttTTTGACACTTTCctacctttcctctttctctggaCTTGAATGTTATTTCATCTATAAATGTAGTGCCACAGTCTATAATGTAGTCTTACCTTATGGTACAGATAAGAAATTCAATTCAGATATAATGACTCCTAACTTATAAAAATGCTTactcttttacttttttactCTTTTACTTACTCAAGGcctaccttttttttcctttgtcctgacaaataaattttttttaaaaaagctctaGCTTCCCTTCATTTAGTTTCAGGGAAAGATGTGTTCCACCTTCCAAACAATCTTCCACATCTGAAACTTCTGTTGAAAATACAGTACTTTAAGTGAGTATCAATTATCAAATAATTATCAATTAACAATATCAACTCATATGACATTTTAAACCTTAGGGTACTTATTTGGCCTTACTGCAGTATAATGTTAACCACAGGCAGTGATGTTTATCATAGTTCAGAAACATGGCTTGGGCTACACACTAATGTTGTGAGATGGCTAGTAATATTTTAAATCAAGTTTTCActtgtctttttatcccctttATAGAAGCAACTTatgtattaaatttttaaattgccttacACCTCCCAGATTTGTGAGTTGGCTGCATCCTATAGGGAAAGAAGACACTTATTACAAAAATGATATGATAGAAGGACAACAATCAGAAGCTTCAATAACCTTATCATTCCCAATTCCCATCTAACAATGAAACACTACAAAGAAaggtgggagaaagaaagaaacctttATTCCAATAAATAAATCCATCAAGGTGTGGTCATTTAAAGGTTAGTTGGTGAGGGTAATAAGAGCTTCTACTACATTGCCCATGTGTTCCCGCAAACTCCGTTCTGCTGCTGCCCTTGAGATTTCCATCTCTGTCATCTGCAGGAAAAGGAACAGGTATCACAAGGGTCCGTTCCAGCCCACAGCAAAAATATAAAGCCAGACACTCAGAGACAACTGGTACCACTTCCCTCTTAGAGACTTTGGAAAACATGGTGCCCAATCTTCTCAACTCTGGGCAAGCCGTGTTGTACACTCCACAGCCCTTCCCACCTCTAAAAGGGCTGTGGTCCACCTCACACTTTGTTTGGGAAGCCCAGCCAGCCACCTCCAGGATGACACTTACTATTAGTTCCAGATCTTCCTTCTTGATCGTAActtttgccaattccttctccctGCAAAGTTATTTGTTCACAAATAACATATTCGTTCAGGAAGGATTTACGGAGGGCAAGgcagtagggtcacaaagaagtCACCGAGAATCTTACGAAGTGGCTGGGGGCGCGGGGCAGTGAAAGGTCTTGCTCAGCATCTAAGCCGAGTCTTGCAGAGCGGTGGGGAACCCCGCTATGGGATGGGGCGAGACAAGGGGCATCAGGGCCTGGACCGTCAGTGCGGTTCTCGGGAGGGGCAGTACTCCAGTGGAGGCACGAAGCAGCGCCGGGACTCGTGCGGAGGCTCTTACTAGGCGTCCCGCTCGGGCTAGGTACCGAACTGGCACTCCGCAAGTGCTCGGTGCGGCCGCCCGGGTCAGGGGCTCGAGGTGCTGGGCGCGCTTACCGCTCCTGCTTGGCCTTCTGCTCCCGGGACCGCCGGTCTCCGATCACCGACATCGCCTAGGGCACAACACGCACCGGGCGGGGGCCTCAGCTCCGCGTCCCGGCAGCTGCAGGCCCCGCGGccgcctccccctccctcccctcggGCCCCTCTCCGCAGGCTCCTCGCTCCCTCCAGGCCCTCACCGTCTCCAGGTTGGAGCTCTGGATCTCCTTCTCTTCCGCATAGTCGGTCACTCGTTCCAGGTCGGCCGCGCCGCTGTCATGTTTCCGCGGCTTCTCCGGCGGCCGCTCGGGGCCACTCGGCTCGGTCTCCAGTTCCAGCTCTACATCACCCTCGGTCGCCATCTCGTCCCGGCCGTGCCACCTCCCGCGCACTGCGTCTTCCGGGCCCACCGTTCCGCGACTTCCGGGAGAGGCCCCGCCCCCCGTGTATCCGGGACCAAGTTCCGCCTGCAGCGCTCCCAGTGGCCGCCGCCCTAAGGACGCCTTGCGGCCACGCCCCCACCCTTGGGACGAAGAAGGGGCGTGGCCGCCCGAGTGGGGCGGGGCGGAAGGGGCGGGGCTTGCGGGTGTTCCCTCGCTGCTACAGTGACAGTCTTAGCCGAGAAAGAGGGAACCTCTCCGCCCAGGTGTCCCGGTGCCCTGCCCGCCCCGTGCGCTTGGACTTGGACCCGCGGCGAGGACGAGGTCACACATGGACCCAAACAGCCGGCACCACCGCCACCCCTCCTGGGCTCTCCCATCACCTTTTCTCTGACACTGACAGGCCTCCAGGGGATGAAGTCAAATCCTAAACCCATTAACAAGTTAATCCAGCCCAAGCCAGATATGCAAATTTCCCACCTAATCTGTGGATTGACCAGGGGCTCCAGGGGACAAAAGGAGGTAGGGCCCGAACACATTCACCCACGCGTGTACTCCGTGAAGGAGATATGGGAGGGCCAGGTTGCTTCTCCCAGGGGTCCTGACTCCCACCCCAGCCAAGGGGCTCCTCCGGACCAGCCACAGCCTGGATATTCAGGCAATCTCAGCTCCTGTAGAGGACGATCCCGGAGGCACTGAGAACAGGGCAAGCCGCTTCTTTTTTCCTTGGCGGAAGCACTAATTAGACCTTTGGGCTGCAGGTCAGGGATGGTAGGAGTGAAGGCTCCTCCCAGAAGCCCTAACTCATCCATGGACCTGACCCAGCAGTGGAGCGCGATCAGCAGTACTCTGGGAAGAACTCTCTTGTACCAGGTGAGAGGGCACATGCTGTGTGTATGTACCCTTTGGAGAGAATAAGGCCTCCGGGAACCACTTTACCTGCAAATCGGGCCAAATAATCAACTGATCTCTTACCCTGACTGTGAGATTCCTGATTCCCATCTTCCTAACCCCTGGATTTCTTCCTCAAAACCCTAATCAGAACTCCTAAGGAGGGGTCAGGTTTTGGTTGTAATTTAAGATCTGAGTAAACAAAGCTCTTGGGACAGGGTCTGTTTGATGTAGTCCTGAGTCTGAAGGACCAGTGAGCAGTATTGATCCCAGAGCATCTGAGAGCTCCAGtctaaatgaaaatgaattcagAAATTAGAGGcctgggaagaaggaaagatttcCTTGAAGGTTGCTTCATCCATTAACATCTTCCTTCACACACATTCACCTTAGTCCCTTCTGAGCACAGCCCCacacctgccccctccccccacatctaGATTTCTCCCATTTTCAATCCCCCCATCCCTCAAAGGAAATTTAGAGACAGCTGTTCTACATCACCTTTGTTCCCAGGCATCATGCTGCTGTGGTCCTGCTCCTTGCACTAGCTGCTGCTATTCTGGATTGCCTCCTCTGAAGGAATCTACTAGCAGTCGACTGCTCTACACCCTTCTACATGTGGGGGCCTCAGCCACCTGCTGCCTCCTGCTCTCCAGAACAGTCCTGGACCTTCTCTGGGGCAAAGTGGGTGAGGTCAACAGATTAAGGGTGGCCAGggtagtgaagaaaaaaaaaacagggaaaaacTGGAATGTGAAGGAATCTGGGTAGAAGGGAGAACCCAGGGGATGTAGCTAGGTGAATAAAAGGAACTTGAAGCAAATTTTAGAATAGTTTGGGGAACAAAGTACCTTTCTTTCCACAAAATTCGATTATTCCTCTCTGTTCTCCCTTCCAACTCCACCCTCCCTGCCCCTAGGTATTGATTCCCTCTGGTCTGTGTACCACTCCCTATGAGCAGGATAACTGCCCAATACCAACTGGCTCTGGGGCTGTGTACCGAGTATGTGCTGGCACTGCCACCTTCTACTTGCTGCAAGCTGTGATCCTGATTAATGTCAACTCTTCTACCAGCCCCCGAGCTCGGCTTCACAATGGGTATGTGGGGTATACAATGTTTTTATCTGgggaaatgaaggaataaaaccTTGGGGAAAAGGCAGAAACAAATCAAGTAAATTCCAGGAAGGGCTAAAATGTGCCAGATTAGGGAGCACAAGTCACAAGGATAGGAGGAGAGGGCAAAGTTCCAGCAGTCTTATAACTCCATTGTCTATGTCTTGTAACCTGATCTCTGTTCCTGTGAGGTTACTACTTACCTTACAGAGCTGTAAGGATCAAGAGATAAATGTTTTGTTAACCTTATAGTGCTCCATAGATGTCAGCTATTATATTCCTTCTCTTCTAATAACTTTTATCCCTTCCTACTCCTTCTGCCCTGGGCATATGTTCTCTCTCCTGTGACCCAGCTTCTGGATCCTGAAGCTGCTGGCCTTGTTGGGGCTCTGTACCGCTGCCTTCTGTATCCCAGATGAGCATATCTTTCCAGGTAACCTTCAGCCCTCATTCTAACCTTAGTTCTGGGGgtggtgggaaggggagggagaagtacATCTAATGATAAATTGGAGTTGAACTATATTTACTTATCGGAGCTCATTCTGCAGCATGGCACTATGTGGGTATCTGTGGAGGCTTCGCTTTCATCCTTCTGCAGCTGGTGCTCATCACAGCCTTTGCTCACACCTGGAACAAAAATTGGTGAGGGGAAATATCCCTGGAGAGCATCCCTAGGATGCAAAGATACCACTAAATAGGCCCTAGATATGTTTAGCAGTGTGGTCACAGCAGTGGGGGTGGACTGTCACATGATTCGGTAGCCCCCCACCCATTACCTGGGAGGTGGAATGAGGTGGGATTCACTTAGGTAGAAACCTAGGAGAATCTTGACTAGGAAGTCATGATGATCCTGATGTAAAAGGAGATGGGGATAGCCCTCACGCCATGCTCATGGTTCTCACACACAGGCTGACAGGGGCTGCCCAGGACTGGCGCTGGTTTGGGGCAGTGCTACTGGCCACACTGGTTTTCTACAGCATAGCTGGAGCAGGAGCATTCCTTCTGTTCCATCACTATACCCATCCTGCTGGCTGCCTGCTCAACAAGGCTCTCCTCGGCCTGAACCTTTGTTTCTGTGGcatcatctccctcctctccatcacTCTGGGCATCCGCCTCAGTGGGTACACCTCTGGATCTAACTCTCCCTCCCTGCCATTAAAGGGATGTTTTCCCTAAAAAATCTGCCAAGGTCTGGTCTCCTATCCATTCTTGTTTCCTAATCTGgtctcccccttttttgggggCGGAGGGTGCTATTTTGGTGAATTTGTCCTGCCTTCAAAATCTCTGGGACAAGTGACAGATGTTTCCCTGGGAACGGGAAGTTATTGTCACCCCTGAAAGAGCAATAGTCTTTGGTGTCTCTTCTCAGAACAACCCTGCTCTGGCCCCCTACAAGCCTCCATCATCAGCTGCTATATCGTGTATTTGACTTTCTCTGCATTGTCCAGCCGGCCCCCAGAAAGGGGTGAGTAGAGAACCCAGGGCTCTTTGTGCCGTCTTCCCTTTCATTCCCATCCCATTTCTGCCTAATTCTTACACTTGCGCTCtcatctttgttctctttcctccttaCTTCACCCCCACAGTGCTACTTCGCGGACAGAATCGTACCATATGCCGGCCTAGCGTGAGCAAGGTAGGGGCACAGATGCCGGACACTTCTCTGACCATTCTGAGTGCTGGCATCATGTATGCCTGTGTGCTTTTTGCCTGGTGAGTAAAGGGAAATGCTACAAGAGCAGACGGGGGAGAGAGAGCAGGAGGAAATAGGCAACAGAAGAATGACTGGAGACTGAAATCAGAGGTCTAGAGAATGAGAAACATCCCAAGACAAGGGCAGTCTCTGGAAAAAAGATGCTTTGAGTCAGAACCAGGTCAACACCTTTGTGTCCCCAAGCCAACATCTGAGCACTATTTAACACCCACAATTAATCAACCGAAAGCACTTAACTGGCCCTAAATACCCAGAGTGAACTGCCACATCAGACTGGGGTTCATGGATACCTAAAGATTCCCGATAGGAACCTCTCATCCTCAGAATTTAAAGCCACCCACCCATCCCccaattattatccctattataaAACCTACAACACCACTGAATCTGCTAGAGGTAACCGTCTTCTCTACCACAGTAATGAGGCTTCCTACCTGGCTGAAGTGTTTGGCCCTTTGTGGATGGTCAAGGTTTACAGCTATGAGTTTCAGGTGAGGATGAAAATTGAAATATCCTTCTATGCCTGTGACATCCCAAACCTGGATTCTTACCTGGGATCCCCCAACATACATCCCTGTTCTTGTGGACCATCTCCATAACTCACCTCTTCCTCTGccatcctttttttaaattttgctttactttgtaGAAGCCTTCCGTTTGTTTCTGCTGCCCAAGCAATCTATCACCAGAGGGAGGTGAGTGTAAAGTGGGGGGAATGCACAAGCACAGTACAATAGGAGCTCTGGAGGGTAAGGAGCCTAAAATCTGGCCTTCTGTCTAAAGGGCCTAGTGGAGAGGAGGCAGGCCCAGGCACACCGCCCACTAACCGACTCTCCTACAGCTATTCTGCTTTCCACTTCGTCTTCTTCCTAGCCTCACTCTATGTCATGGTCACTCTCACTAATTGGTTCAGGTAAGGTGAATCCTGTACCCAAACCTAGCTTGAACCCTGACCTCCTAAGAAAAGAGAAATCCCTGAGGGCCTTTGGGATGGGATTTGAGTTTGTCACTAAGCCTAAGGCAATGGAAAGACACCTATTTAAGAGGCAAGAATCTACTCCTTCTAAACAGAGATCTTGGCCTTACAGTTATGAAGGGGCAGAGCTGGAAACCACTTTCACAAGAGGTAGCTGGGCTACCTTTTGGGTCAAGATCGCTTCATGCTGGACCTGTGTACTACTCTACTTGGGACTGCTACTGATTCCAGTTTGCTGGCCAGCCACTGGACCCTCTCAACCTACTCGTGTTATACGTCGTCGCTGCCGGCGAATCCATGTCTCTACCTAACTGGAGCCTGTCAGCTGTTCTGTCCCTAATAATGCTGGGCTAATGGCAGAATAGCGAGCCCGGTTGTTCCGCTGTTTGCGGATATGATGATGGACAGGGCTCTGGCCACAATTCTGTCCGGGGAGGTAGGTCTCCAGTTCTCTAGGCCAGCAGCTCTTGGCACAGAACCGACTCCCGGTCAGCAGCCAAACACCTGCTATCCACCCCCACTTAACACTTCTCATATCTCAGCCTTCTAGCTGGAAGGGAGGAAACTGGTCAATAATACCATGAGAAGGGGGAGTAGtcaggagacagagaaacagagagcacacACTGTTCTTCTTTGgacaaaggaaaatttaaattggTTCTGGAACTAGCGATGTAGTCAAGGAGTTTAACCCCCAAAGCAAAGTAGTCCCTCCAGAAAGCCCTAGGGCTAAGGTATAGGGGGATCTGCTAAATTTCAGTTGTAATCTTGGGGACAAAAGGATCATCCTAGGGAAATGACTGCGACTGGAGGACAAACATAACAGGTGAATGAACTAATTAATGTTCTATTGACCAGAagacagagggaagaaggaaggcacAGAAGGCAACACCCAGGAAACTACCATTAGATAAATTAACTTgaccccttccttttcccttgggCTGGCTTTCTGAtttagaaggggagaaaaagtcAAAAGTACAAGACAAAGATCTGAGGTTTATGGGTTCTCAGGATTCCTCCACACACATTGCTTCAATGTGGTTAATATAGAATAAAGATAGTTTCTATAATCTCCTTCTTCCCATCATTTTATCAAGCTTCAAACCAACTCTTCTAAATGTTTTTCCTCCAGTCTGAGAAGGCATCCCACCCTACCACCCCACAAGCGGACCCCCTTAGTCACACAGGCATCAGAGGAATTACAAAGCTACTTTTAATACTCTGGGGTAAGCCCCATAGGAATAAAAAACACTGGGAGAGGGTAGCCTCCTCACCCCCAGGAATGCCCTGGAGGAGAGCAAGGCTGCCTGGGGGGAAGGATGCACAGAGGGAACCCACTGCAGACACAGGGCGGAGGGAATGCCATCAGTTCTGGGACCTGTGAGCGCTACAGGAGGAGGCGAGAGCGTGACGGGATGGCCCCAGGCACACGGTCGACGGGCAAGAGAGATGGGCATGAGCCATAGAGTTACTTGGgctcttccttcttctcattggcttttttctgcttctgttgcaTGATCTCCGAGTCCCTGGAGGTAGAGATGATGGGGCACTGGGGgtaccagagggcaaaaaaggaCAGGACGCAGGGGATAAAGGGCAGAGAGGATAAAATGGATGTGGACAGGGGTAAATTCATCATCTAGATGAGATGCCCACAATCCTGCGAGGTCAAAGGGCTGGAGCTTTTTACATGGCCAAAAGCCTCAACATACAGACCCAGAGTGCGCCCCACGGGagagtggggggtggggtagggaaggaACATTGGGGGGGGGAACATGGGACCCGGAAACACAGCAACACTGGAAATGTGGTTAGCTAAAGCTGCAAGTCGACCCAAGCCTTCCTAAACGGTCCTAAGCTGCCAATGCGTAGGCTGGCTTAGTGGGCACTCGggtgaaaggaggggaaagggggcagACGGGCACggccctccccaccccaggcccCTCTGCACCCCTCGGGCactcccacctctcccctcccggGGGCTACCTCTGCTTTCGGGCCGCTGCAGAGAGCCCGTCGTCCCGGCGCTTTCCCTTGCCTGAGTCGCTCTGCTTTTTCATGTTCTTCTGGCGGGCAAGCTCACGCTGGTTACCGCCTGCAGAGAAGGCGGAGAAACAAGGTGGGACCCCCGGCACTTGGAGCaagacccctcccctccccctcggGTCCCGGGATCGGACAGCGGACACTGACCGCGGCGAGAGGAGGACAGGGAGGATGAagaagctggggggagggggccgAGGCGGAGGAGCgctgggggctgggggagggggtccCCATGCACACGTGGGCAGGGGGACGTCCACTTGAGGGCTCGCGGGGagcagggggggaggggagagctctgcgtggcagggggagggggctCAGCTCCCCGGGCTGGGCTCCCAGGGCTGCCGTTCTGGGCTCCGAGGCTTCAAGGGGGAAGGGGGGGCCTCGGCATGCTGGGGAGACCGCCACATGGGAGTGGTTCCGGAGCGGGGCCTAGACGGGGGTTCCCCGGGA includes:
- the SERINC4 gene encoding serine incorporator 4 isoform X2, whose protein sequence is MWGPQPPAASCSPEQSWTFSGAKWVLIPSGLCTTPYEQDNCPIPTGSGAVYRVCAGTATFYLLQAVILINVNSSTSPRARLHNGFWILKLLALLGLCTAAFCIPDEHIFPAWHYVGICGGFAFILLQLVLITAFAHTWNKNWLTGAAQDWRWFGAVLLATLVFYSIAGAGAFLLFHHYTHPAGCLLNKALLGLNLCFCGIISLLSITLGIRLKQPCSGPLQASIISCYIVYLTFSALSSRPPERVLLRGQNRTICRPSVSKVGAQMPDTSLTILSAGIMYACVLFACNEASYLAEVFGPLWMVKVYSYEFQKPSVCFCCPSNLSPEGGPSGEEAGPGTPPTNRLSYSYSAFHFVFFLASLYVMVTLTNWFSYEGAELETTFTRGSWATFWVKIASCWTCVLLYLGLLLIPVCWPATGPSQPTRVIRRRCRRIHVST
- the SERF2 gene encoding small EDRK-rich factor 2, which codes for MTRGNQRELARQKNMKKQSDSGKGKRRDDGLSAAARKQRDSEIMQQKQKKANEKKEEPK
- the HYPK gene encoding huntingtin-interacting protein K, which codes for MATEGDVELELETEPSGPERPPEKPRKHDSGAADLERVTDYAEEKEIQSSNLETAMSVIGDRRSREQKAKQEREKELAKVTIKKEDLELIMTEMEISRAAAERSLREHMGNVVEALITLTN
- the SERINC4 gene encoding serine incorporator 4 isoform X1: MVGVKAPPRSPNSSMDLTQQWSAISSTLGRTLLYQASCCCGPAPCTSCCYSGLPPLKESTSSRLLYTLLHVGASATCCLLLSRTVLDLLWGKVLIPSGLCTTPYEQDNCPIPTGSGAVYRVCAGTATFYLLQAVILINVNSSTSPRARLHNGFWILKLLALLGLCTAAFCIPDEHIFPAWHYVGICGGFAFILLQLVLITAFAHTWNKNWLTGAAQDWRWFGAVLLATLVFYSIAGAGAFLLFHHYTHPAGCLLNKALLGLNLCFCGIISLLSITLGIRLKQPCSGPLQASIISCYIVYLTFSALSSRPPERVLLRGQNRTICRPSVSKVGAQMPDTSLTILSAGIMYACVLFACNEASYLAEVFGPLWMVKVYSYEFQKPSVCFCCPSNLSPEGGPSGEEAGPGTPPTNRLSYSYSAFHFVFFLASLYVMVTLTNWFSYEGAELETTFTRGSWATFWVKIASCWTCVLLYLGLLLIPVCWPATGPSQPTRVIRRRCRRIHVST
- the MFAP1 gene encoding microfibrillar-associated protein 1 encodes the protein MSVPSALMKQPPIHSTAGAVPVRNEKGEISMEKVKVKRYVSGKRPDYAPMESSDEEDEEFQFIKKAKEQEAEPEEQEEDSPSDPRLRRLQNRINEDVEERLARHRKIVEPEVVGESDSEVEGDARRMEREDSSEEEEEEIDDEEIEWRRGMMRQRAQERKNEEMEVMEVEDEGHSGEESESESEYEEYTDSEDEMEPRLKPVFIRKKDRVTVQEREAEALKQKELEQEAKRLAEERRKYTLKIVEEETKKELEENKRSLAALDALNTDDENDEEEYEAWKVRELKRIKRDREDREAIEKEKAEIERMRNLTEEERRAELRANGKVITNKAVKGKYKFLQKYYHRGAFFMDEDEEVYKRDFSAPTLEDHFNKTILPKVMQVKNFGRSGRTKYTHLVDQDTTSFDSAWGQESAQNTKFFKQKAAGVRDVFERPSAKKRKTT